A window of the Hordeum vulgare subsp. vulgare chromosome 5H, MorexV3_pseudomolecules_assembly, whole genome shotgun sequence genome harbors these coding sequences:
- the LOC123396355 gene encoding uncharacterized protein LOC123396355, with protein sequence MATPAAGRRPRARRPFAAVASLSAARRRVLPRTEGSENVEPLDGMSFKECLHRFNKFSGEAAAAATKPAFAVGAKAVIKNRRPCSTPGSKRPSSSRKASRKKLEPSSSRKSSTPAAVPYEAPRAPLCDFSDEVCEKKVRARLSSPCDVAPEDHGQVRRRGEAASRKSAAWSAALEEAMAGVPEHGEGRVRYLVDTFERLLSLSRGDREARSGGGAGRRRRKKESASVPSSPRKAEEIDMASYPSIASSSDLSYCIVDLPLGNSRSSSGARDEHQSAGSSERSSIRNATRPHPFNLRTEQRGRVKEGNFVQRMREMLLEEERLRNPLAQGLPWTTDEPENLAKPPTKEPTEPFDVVLHSAVRAVGRSRFDHQIAERNIFLERLEQEKERQQKLDEEIEVKLLRKEQVPRAHPMPDFSRPFLPKRSAKPQTVPREPRFHIRPTRHSPKTRS encoded by the exons ATGGCCAcgccggcggcggggaggaggcccAGGGCGCGGCGGCCGTTCGCGGCGGTCGCGTCGCTGTCGGCGGCCAGGAGGCGGGTGCTGCCGAGGACCGAGGGCTCGGAGAACGTCGAGCCCCTCGACGGGATGTCGTTCAAGGAGTGCCTCCACCGGTTCAACAAGTTCtcgggcgaggcggcggcggcggcgacgaagcCCGCCTTCGCCGTCGGTGCCAAGGCGGTGATCAAGAACAGGCGGCCCTGCTCGACGCCTGGCTCCAAGAGGCCGTCGTCATCGAGGAAGGCCAGCAGGAAGAAGCTGGAGCCGTCGTCGTCTAGGAAGAGCTCGACCCCGGCGGCGGTGCCGTACGAGGCGCCGCGCGCGCCGCTGTGCGACTTCTCTGACGAGGTCTGCGAGAAGAAGGTCAGGGCGAGGCTCTCGTCGCCCTGCGACGTCGCCCCGGAGGATCACGGGCAAgtacggcggcgcggggaggcggcCTCGCGGAAGAGCGCGGCGTGGAgcgcggccctcgaggaggccatggCCGGCGTCCCGGAGCACGGCGAGGGCCGCGTCAGGTACCTGGTGGACACGTTCGAGAGGCTCCTGTCTCTCTCCCGCGGCGACCGCGAGGCGCGGAGcggaggcggcgcggggaggaggaggaggaagaaggagtcggCCTCGGTGCCGTCGTCGCCGCGGAAGgccgaggagatcgacatggcgtCGTATCCCTCCATCGCGTCGTCGTCCGACCTCTCCTACTGCATCGTCGACCTCCCCCTCGGCAACAG CAGGAGCAGCAGCGGTGCACGAGACGAGCATCAG AGCGCCGGCTCGTCGGAGAGGAGCTCCATTAGGAATGCGACGAGGCCGCATCCGTTCAATCTTAGAACCGAG CAAAGGGGAAGGGTGAAGGAAGGCAACTTTGTTCAGAGGATGAGGGAGATGCTGCTCGAGGAGGAGAGGCTGCGCAACCCGCTCGCGCAAGGCCTCCCATGGACCACCGATGAACCGGAG AATCTGGCGAAACCGCCGACGAAAGAGCCCACTGAACCATTCGATGTCGTGCTTCATAGCGCAGTCCGTGCTGTCGGTCGCTCCAGGTTCGACCATCAG ATCGCGGAGCGCAACATTTTCCTGGAGAGgctggagcaggagaaggagaggcAGCAGAAG CTGGATGAAGAGATTGAGGTCAAACTGCTGAGGAAGGAGCAGGTGCCGAGGGCGCACCCGATGCCGGATTTCTCAAGGCCATTTCTGCCCAAAAG GTCAGCGAAGCCCCAGACTGTTCCCAGGGAGCCAAGGTTCCACATCAGGCCGACGAGGCACAGTCCCAAGACTCGGTCATAG